In a genomic window of Alteromonas gilva:
- a CDS encoding dipeptidyl-peptidase 3 family protein has translation MAIVSNRKRALSALIGVLLLGACSPQNSIKSNTTPAAEQLIVEDSRLSIYHPVPLTADLSDLSDNQRNMLSLLIDASKIMDDLFWQQAFYGDKDTFLNQFEQADVRRFAAINYGPWDRLNGDKPFLRGYSDKFPGAEFYPEDMTKADFAAAEFANKDGLYSVVERNEAGELTAVGYADKYKDELTEAASLLRQAAELADDATFAEYLTLRADALVTDNYYPSDMAWMDMKSNPIELVIGPIETYEDQLYGYRAAFESYVLLKDMAWSERLAKYAQFLPELQRGLPVADAYKQEEPGSDADLNAYDVIYYAGHANAGSKTIAINLPNDERVQLAKGTRRLQLKNAMRAKFDHILLPISEVLIAPEQRKHITFDAFFANTMFHEVAHGLGIKNTINGKGTVRAALKEHASALEEGKADILGLYMVQNLLEQGEITEGTLEDYYVTFMAGIFRSVRFGASSAHGKANMIRFNYFAAVDAFDRDENGLYRVNMDKMSAAVASLSELILTLQGNGDYDGVAKLVADKGLIKPQLEADLARLKAASIPVDIVFEQGKAQLGLE, from the coding sequence ATGGCTATAGTTTCAAATCGAAAGCGCGCCTTGTCTGCATTGATTGGAGTATTGCTGCTCGGCGCTTGCTCACCGCAAAACAGTATCAAAAGCAACACAACGCCAGCCGCAGAGCAACTGATAGTAGAAGACAGCCGACTGTCGATTTACCACCCGGTCCCCTTAACGGCCGACCTGTCGGATTTAAGTGACAATCAGCGCAACATGCTGAGTTTGCTGATCGATGCCTCAAAAATAATGGATGATCTGTTTTGGCAACAGGCGTTCTATGGCGATAAAGACACTTTTTTGAACCAGTTTGAGCAAGCTGATGTGCGCCGCTTTGCCGCGATTAATTACGGCCCGTGGGATCGTTTAAACGGCGATAAGCCATTTCTGAGAGGTTATAGCGACAAATTTCCTGGCGCAGAATTTTATCCGGAGGATATGACAAAAGCCGATTTTGCCGCCGCCGAGTTTGCCAATAAAGACGGTTTGTACTCTGTTGTAGAGCGCAACGAGGCAGGCGAGCTTACCGCCGTTGGCTACGCTGACAAATACAAAGACGAGCTTACCGAGGCGGCATCGCTATTGCGGCAAGCCGCCGAGCTGGCCGATGACGCCACTTTTGCAGAGTATCTGACGCTGCGTGCTGATGCGTTGGTCACAGACAACTACTACCCGTCTGATATGGCGTGGATGGATATGAAGAGCAATCCGATTGAGCTGGTGATTGGCCCCATCGAGACCTACGAAGATCAGCTTTATGGTTATCGCGCCGCGTTTGAATCCTATGTATTACTAAAAGACATGGCATGGAGCGAACGTCTGGCCAAATACGCGCAGTTTTTACCTGAATTGCAGCGCGGTCTGCCAGTTGCTGACGCGTATAAGCAGGAAGAGCCGGGCTCCGATGCCGATCTGAACGCCTATGACGTGATTTACTATGCAGGGCACGCCAATGCTGGCAGTAAAACCATCGCCATTAACCTGCCCAATGACGAACGGGTGCAACTGGCCAAAGGTACGCGTCGCCTACAACTTAAAAATGCGATGCGGGCTAAATTTGACCACATATTGCTGCCTATCTCAGAGGTGCTCATCGCACCAGAGCAGCGTAAACACATTACCTTTGACGCGTTTTTTGCCAACACCATGTTTCATGAAGTCGCCCATGGGCTCGGTATTAAAAACACCATTAATGGGAAGGGTACGGTTCGTGCTGCGTTAAAAGAACATGCCTCAGCACTGGAAGAAGGCAAAGCCGATATTCTGGGCTTGTACATGGTGCAAAATCTACTGGAGCAGGGCGAGATCACCGAAGGAACACTGGAAGACTATTACGTGACCTTCATGGCAGGTATCTTCCGTTCGGTACGTTTTGGCGCGTCGAGTGCCCATGGCAAAGCCAATATGATCCGCTTTAATTACTTTGCCGCAGTGGATGCGTTTGATCGCGACGAAAATGGTTTGTACCGCGTTAACATGGATAAAATGTCGGCGGCGGTGGCGTCGTTGTCGGAGTTGATTCTTACCCTGCAAGGCAACGGCGATTATGACGGCGTTGCAAAACTGGTGGCCGACAAGGGGTTAATCAAACCCCAGCTTGAAGCAGACCTGGCGCGTTTAAAAGCCGCCAGCATTCCGGTGGATATTGTCTTTGAGCAGGGTAAAGCCCAGTTAGGCTTAGAGTAA
- a CDS encoding HDOD domain-containing protein: protein MSTQNALLTILVEKIKNDTLVLPTLPAVALKVRKAADDPDINLQGMGEVIAQDPSLSARMIKISNSAYMGRSVKVTSVSQAVTRIGLRQIKNIATALAMEQLFVSKNELVGQYMKNEWAKTIDVVANAMATLQLYIARTKKRDMSIDTMALTALVHSIGVLPILTEAERHVEVFASPGFLDDAIDKLSHRIGGSIMRDWEFGDEFVVVAERWQDLSYIPDKLTYIDFVRVGAALAGQVDNQKDAILNLAIQRGVVEDINVLMSDEFADMRSAAKQVFA, encoded by the coding sequence ATGTCTACACAAAATGCGCTACTCACCATACTTGTTGAAAAAATAAAAAATGACACGTTGGTATTACCTACTTTACCAGCAGTTGCTCTGAAGGTGCGTAAAGCCGCCGATGATCCGGATATAAACCTGCAAGGCATGGGAGAAGTTATTGCTCAGGACCCTTCTTTGAGTGCAAGAATGATCAAGATTTCTAATAGTGCTTACATGGGGCGATCGGTAAAAGTAACCTCTGTTTCGCAAGCGGTTACGCGCATTGGTTTACGGCAAATTAAAAATATCGCCACAGCGCTGGCAATGGAACAACTGTTCGTATCTAAAAATGAGCTGGTCGGTCAGTACATGAAAAACGAATGGGCTAAAACCATCGACGTGGTGGCCAACGCCATGGCAACATTGCAGTTGTACATTGCACGCACCAAAAAGCGCGATATGAGTATTGATACCATGGCGCTGACTGCCCTGGTGCACAGTATTGGTGTGCTACCTATTCTTACCGAGGCGGAGCGTCACGTAGAAGTCTTTGCCAGCCCCGGCTTTTTGGATGATGCGATAGATAAACTCTCACACCGCATTGGTGGCAGCATTATGCGCGACTGGGAATTTGGTGATGAGTTTGTGGTAGTGGCCGAACGTTGGCAAGACTTGTCGTACATTCCTGATAAACTGACCTACATCGACTTTGTAAGAGTAGGCGCGGCACTGGCCGGTCAGGTCGATAACCAAAAAGACGCCATTTTAAATCTCGCTATTCAGCGCGGTGTGGTTGAGGATATCAACGTGTTAATGTCGGATGAGTTTGCCGACATGCGTTCCGCAGCAAAACAGGTATTCGCTTAG